Proteins co-encoded in one Cynocephalus volans isolate mCynVol1 chromosome 11, mCynVol1.pri, whole genome shotgun sequence genomic window:
- the PDHB gene encoding pyruvate dehydrogenase E1 component subunit beta, mitochondrial, whose protein sequence is MAPVPGLVRRPLQQVSGLLKRRFHRTAPAALQVTVRDAINQGMDEELERDEKVFLLGEEVAQYDGAYKVSRGLWKKYGDKRIIDTPISEMGFAGIAVGAAMAGLRPICEFMTFNFSMQAIDQVINSAAKTYYMSGGLQPVPIVFRGPNGASAGVAAQHSQCFAAWYGHCPGLKVVSPWSSEDAKGLIKSAIRDNNPVVVLENELMYGVPFEFPAEAQSKDFLIPIGKAKIERQGTHITVVSHSRPVGHCLEAATVLSKEGIECEVINMRTIRPMDIETIEASVMKTNHLITVEGGWPQFGVGAEICARIMEGPAFNFLDAPAVRVTGADVPMPYAKILEDNSVPQVKDIIFAIKKTLNV, encoded by the exons ATGGCGCCGGTGCCTGGCCTGGTGCGGAGACCCCTTCAGCAG GTCTCCGGGCTGCTGAAAAGGCGCTTTCACCGGACTGCGCCGGCGGCGCTGCAG GTGACAGTTCGTGATGCTATAAATCAAGGTATGGATGAGGAGCTGGAAAGAGATGAGAAAGTATTTCTGCTTGGGGAAGAAGTTGCCCAGTATGATGGGGCATACAAG GTTAGTCGAGGCCTGTGGAAGAAATATGGAGACAAGAGGATCATAGACACTCCCATATCTGAG ATGGGCTTTGCTGGAATTGCTGTAGGTGCGGCTATG GCTGGGTTGCGGCCCATTTGTGAATTTATGACCTTCAATTTTTCTATGCAAGCCATTGACCAGGTTATAAACTCAGCTGCCAAGACCTACTACATGTCGGGGGGCCTTCAGCCTGTGCCCATAGTCTTCAGGGGACCCAATGGCGCCTCAGCAGGCGTAGCTGCCCAACACTCACAGTGCTTTGCTGCGTGGTATGGGCACTGTCCAGGCTTAAAGGTGGTCAGCCCCTGGAGTTCAGAGGATGCAAAAGGACTTATTAAATCAGCCATTCGGGACAACAATCCAG TGGTGGTGCTAGAGAATGAATTGATGTATGGAGTTCCTTTTGAATTTCCTGCGGAAGCTCAGTCAAAAGATTTTCTGATTCCTATTGGAAAAGCCAAAATAGAAAGGCAAG GGACACATATAACTGTGGTTTCCCATTCAAGACCTGTGGGCCACTGCTTAGAAGCTGCAACGGTGCTATCTAAAGAGGGAATTGAATGTGAA GTGATAAATATGCGTACCATCAGACCAATGGATATTGAAACCATAGAAGCCAGCGTCATGAAGACAAATCATCTCATAACCGTGGAAGGAGGCTGGCCACAGTTTGGAGTAGGAGCTGAAATCTGTGCCAGGATCATGGAAG GCCCTGCATTCAATTTCCTGGATGCTCCTGCTGTTCGTGTCACTGGTGCTGATGTCCCTATGCCTTATGCAAAGATTCTAGAAGACAACTCTGTACCTCAGGTCAAAGACATCATATTtgcaataaagaaaacattaaatgtcTAG